A stretch of Aristophania vespae DNA encodes these proteins:
- the gatB gene encoding Asp-tRNA(Asn)/Glu-tRNA(Gln) amidotransferase subunit GatB gives MSAYRIQGETGEWEVVIGLEVHAQVVSKSKLFSGASAEYGAEPNTHVSLVDAAFPGMLPVLNQECVAQAVRTGLGLKAEINLFSRFDRKNYFYADLPFGYQISQFEFPIVGKGVVEIELADGTKRQIGITRLHLEQDAGKSIHDQDPTRSFIDLNRAGVALMEIVSEPDIRSPEEAGAYLRKLRQILRYLGTCDGNMEEGSMRADVNVSVRKEGEEYRTRCEIKNVNSVRYVMQAIEVEATRQVEIWESGGTVDQETRLFDHLKSETRSLRNKEDAHDYRYFPDPDLLPLEIEQSWVDELKAALPELPEDKRARLEKEYGVSAYESAVLTAEQNVADFYEEVAKDADARLATNWILGDFFAALNRTGRSIEDSPVSAQGLRELLSLISDSTINGKIAKEVLEDMVETGESAKEIVERKGLKQVTDTGAIEKSIQDILDANADKVAEYKSGKDKLFGFFVGQTMKAMKGKANPAIVNELLKKLLNA, from the coding sequence ATGAGCGCTTATCGTATCCAAGGTGAGACCGGAGAATGGGAAGTCGTCATCGGCCTAGAAGTCCATGCTCAGGTTGTCAGTAAATCGAAGCTATTTTCTGGTGCTTCGGCTGAATATGGTGCTGAACCTAACACGCATGTAAGTCTGGTTGATGCTGCTTTTCCGGGAATGTTGCCTGTTTTAAATCAGGAATGCGTTGCTCAGGCTGTCAGAACCGGATTAGGTCTAAAAGCAGAGATCAATCTTTTTAGCCGTTTTGATCGTAAAAATTATTTTTATGCTGACCTTCCTTTTGGTTATCAAATTAGTCAATTTGAATTTCCGATTGTTGGTAAGGGCGTTGTCGAAATTGAGCTTGCTGACGGCACGAAACGCCAAATTGGTATTACACGCCTTCATCTGGAGCAGGATGCAGGCAAATCCATTCACGACCAGGATCCGACACGCTCTTTTATTGATTTAAATCGTGCTGGCGTTGCTTTAATGGAAATTGTCAGCGAACCTGACATACGCTCACCAGAAGAAGCCGGGGCTTATTTACGCAAACTTCGTCAAATATTACGCTATCTCGGCACTTGTGATGGCAATATGGAAGAAGGCTCAATGCGTGCAGATGTTAATGTATCTGTTCGTAAAGAGGGTGAAGAATACCGCACAAGATGTGAAATTAAAAACGTCAACTCCGTGCGTTATGTCATGCAGGCAATTGAGGTTGAAGCAACACGTCAGGTCGAAATTTGGGAATCTGGTGGCACTGTAGATCAAGAAACACGCCTCTTTGATCATTTAAAAAGTGAGACACGGTCTCTTCGTAATAAAGAAGACGCTCACGATTACCGTTATTTCCCTGATCCTGACCTGCTACCCCTCGAAATTGAGCAGAGCTGGGTAGATGAACTTAAAGCGGCCCTCCCTGAGCTACCAGAAGATAAAAGAGCACGCCTTGAAAAAGAATATGGTGTCTCTGCATATGAATCAGCTGTTCTGACTGCTGAACAAAATGTAGCTGATTTCTATGAAGAAGTCGCAAAAGATGCTGACGCCCGTTTGGCAACTAACTGGATATTAGGCGATTTCTTCGCAGCTCTAAACCGCACAGGTCGTTCTATTGAAGATAGCCCTGTTAGTGCCCAGGGCCTGCGTGAATTGCTGAGTCTCATTAGTGATTCGACAATTAACGGAAAAATCGCAAAAGAAGTCCTTGAAGACATGGTCGAAACTGGTGAATCAGCCAAAGAGATTGTGGAACGTAAGGGTCTTAAGCAAGTTACAGATACTGGTGCTATTGAGAAATCAATACAAGACATCTTGGATGCAAATGCTGATAAGGTTGCCGAGTACAAAAGCGGAAAAGACAAGCTTTTTGGCTTTTTCGTTGGACAAACGATGAAGGCAATGAAAGGAAAAGCTAATCCTGCCATTGTAAATGAACTGCTCAAAAAACTATTAAATGCATAA
- a CDS encoding Gfo/Idh/MocA family protein encodes MRINLNQENASKNKQQSGTLPPLSNKVAGRVFPNFTRLLACEPRKFGYAIVGLGNYAINQILPAFSECQHACVTALVSGNKEKSNRIAEQYGIEKSHLYSYEDFDKIADDPEIDAVYIILPNSLHAEFTIRAFKAGKHVLCEKPMAVTVEECQNMIKAGKEAGKKLMIGYRCHFDPVTQKAISIACGDQLGKLKIIETTNAQMLNPTDSAGQWRLNKKLAGGGSLIDNGIYGINGSRYLLNEDPIEVKATFVPTDNPIFKEVEDRILWAMFYRSGVVSHGICSYSTNVTSHFSLIGDKATLLLDPATTYWANKVSLRQSMHHISSFKSTFKFDQLNQFSAQLDHLPISIARKSETLATGEEGMQDLRLIKAIYEAAYNNSSVSTDWGDWRQA; translated from the coding sequence ATGAGAATAAACTTAAATCAAGAAAATGCCTCTAAAAATAAACAACAATCAGGCACTCTTCCTCCACTTTCCAATAAAGTAGCTGGCCGGGTTTTTCCTAACTTTACCCGCCTCCTGGCCTGCGAACCTCGCAAATTTGGTTATGCTATTGTTGGGTTGGGAAATTATGCCATAAATCAAATTTTGCCAGCTTTTTCAGAGTGTCAGCACGCCTGTGTTACCGCCTTAGTCAGTGGCAATAAAGAAAAATCCAACCGTATTGCAGAACAATATGGCATCGAAAAATCTCATCTCTATTCTTATGAGGATTTTGACAAAATTGCCGATGATCCCGAAATAGATGCCGTATATATTATCCTTCCAAACTCACTTCATGCCGAGTTTACAATACGCGCTTTTAAGGCTGGCAAACATGTTTTGTGCGAAAAGCCTATGGCTGTGACAGTTGAAGAATGTCAAAATATGATAAAGGCCGGGAAAGAAGCCGGAAAGAAATTAATGATTGGCTATCGCTGTCATTTTGATCCGGTAACTCAAAAGGCCATTTCTATTGCTTGCGGTGACCAGCTAGGCAAACTTAAAATTATAGAAACGACTAATGCTCAGATGCTCAACCCGACTGACTCTGCCGGCCAATGGCGTTTAAATAAAAAACTCGCTGGTGGAGGATCATTAATAGATAATGGAATTTATGGTATTAACGGAAGCCGATATCTTCTAAACGAAGATCCAATAGAAGTTAAAGCTACATTTGTTCCCACTGACAACCCTATCTTTAAAGAAGTTGAAGACAGGATCTTGTGGGCAATGTTCTATCGCTCTGGTGTCGTCTCTCATGGGATTTGTTCTTATAGTACAAATGTAACATCACATTTTAGCTTGATAGGCGACAAAGCCACTTTATTGCTAGATCCCGCAACAACTTATTGGGCTAATAAAGTTAGCTTACGTCAATCCATGCATCATATCTCATCGTTCAAATCAACATTTAAGTTTGATCAACTAAACCAGTTCTCCGCTCAATTAGACCATTTACCTATCTCTATTGCTCGAAAAAGTGAAACTCTGGCAACCGGAGAAGAGGGTATGCAGGATTTGCGTCTCATAAAAGCTATATATGAAGCCGCCTATAATAATAGTTCAGTTTCGACTGACTGGGGCGATTGGCGTCAAGCTTGA
- the galE gene encoding UDP-glucose 4-epimerase GalE, producing the protein MRCLVTGGAGFIGSHVTLGLVEAGHEVVVIDNLLTGHEMALPPNVKLERVDLNNAKETDRVLSQGPWDVVLHFAALSSVADSIKHPTHYLRANIITSLNLIRSCIRYNVKNFVFSSTASIFGGENFSSIIPATAPIRPSSPYGESKFYIEQVLKWADRVYNMRYACLRYFNAAGADIEGRLGEDHQPETHLIPLAIDALLGLRPPLKLYGNNYPTHDGTCIRDYVHVTDLADAHIRVIEKLKYGSVTYNLGSGKGFSNLEIIREIERISGKKLPWSWAEPRPGDSAFLVADSRAFQSECGWQPRNGDIGVIIESALNWRKNNPYGYKTGHR; encoded by the coding sequence ATGCGTTGTTTGGTTACGGGAGGAGCGGGATTCATCGGCAGCCACGTAACGCTTGGTCTTGTTGAAGCAGGTCATGAAGTTGTTGTAATTGATAATCTTTTAACAGGCCACGAAATGGCCTTGCCGCCAAATGTAAAGCTTGAGCGGGTTGATCTTAATAATGCAAAAGAAACAGATCGTGTTCTTTCACAAGGCCCCTGGGATGTGGTGCTACATTTTGCAGCTTTGTCTTCAGTTGCGGATTCAATTAAGCACCCTACGCATTATTTGCGTGCCAACATTATAACATCACTAAATCTTATTAGATCTTGCATAAGATATAACGTAAAAAATTTTGTTTTCTCCTCTACAGCGTCTATATTCGGTGGGGAAAATTTTTCTTCAATTATTCCTGCCACTGCGCCTATTCGCCCCTCCTCACCTTATGGCGAAAGTAAATTTTACATTGAACAGGTCTTAAAATGGGCAGATCGTGTCTATAATATGCGTTATGCGTGCCTGCGCTACTTTAATGCAGCCGGTGCTGATATAGAAGGAAGATTAGGTGAAGATCACCAACCTGAAACTCACCTTATACCACTTGCTATAGATGCTCTTTTAGGACTACGTCCTCCCCTAAAGTTATATGGCAATAACTATCCAACACATGATGGAACATGCATACGCGATTATGTTCATGTTACTGATTTAGCTGATGCTCATATTCGCGTAATTGAAAAATTAAAATATGGTTCCGTTACGTATAATCTTGGGAGTGGAAAAGGGTTCAGTAATTTAGAAATTATTAGAGAAATAGAGCGTATTTCGGGCAAAAAGCTCCCCTGGTCATGGGCTGAACCGCGCCCAGGTGATTCTGCATTTTTAGTTGCAGATTCAAGAGCTTTTCAATCAGAATGTGGGTGGCAACCTCGTAATGGTGATATAGGCGTTATTATTGAATCTGCTTTAAATTGGAGAAAAAATAATCCGTATGGCTATAAAACAGGTCACAGATAA
- the gatA gene encoding Asp-tRNA(Asn)/Glu-tRNA(Gln) amidotransferase subunit GatA gives MSYQFDLTLTQARDALKAKKLTAQELIKSHSEAIERLDGRLNSFITRTLDQALEKAKEADQALQRGEGGSLTGIPLGIKDLFATHNVRTTAGSNILKNFIPPYESTVTANLLKNGAIFMGKLNLDEFAMGSTNLTSAFGGVENPWKKKGSDKRLVAGGSSGGSAAAVAAGLVLGATGTDTGGSIRQPASYCGITGIKPTYGRCSRFGTIAFASSLDQAGPMARNVSDCAIMLEAMAGFDPKDSTSVDVKVPHYEAALGKSIKGLRVGVPKEYRTNGLSAEIQALWDQGISWLKDAGAEIIEISLPHTKYGLPTYYIAALAEASSNLARYDGVRFSERVPGKTLDELYENTRGTNFGNEVKRRILLGTYVLSSGYYDAYYLRAQKVRSLIKQDFLNAYEKVDVILTPTAPSGAFAWDESPTDPVQVYLNDIFTVPASLAGVPALSVPAGLSSEGVPLGLQLIGRYFDEETLISAGYVLEQAASFNHRPTLHAGVTA, from the coding sequence ATGTCTTATCAGTTTGACCTTACATTAACTCAAGCACGTGATGCCTTAAAGGCAAAAAAATTAACAGCTCAAGAGTTAATAAAATCACATAGCGAAGCTATTGAACGCCTGGATGGCCGTTTAAATAGTTTTATAACCCGCACATTAGACCAGGCTCTTGAAAAAGCGAAAGAGGCCGATCAAGCCTTACAACGCGGCGAGGGAGGATCTCTCACGGGCATTCCGCTCGGAATTAAAGATCTGTTTGCAACACATAATGTTCGCACAACAGCAGGAAGCAATATTCTAAAAAACTTTATTCCACCATATGAAAGCACCGTTACAGCTAATTTGCTCAAAAACGGCGCTATCTTTATGGGTAAGTTAAATCTTGACGAATTTGCTATGGGGTCAACCAATCTGACTTCAGCATTTGGTGGTGTCGAAAACCCTTGGAAAAAAAAGGGTTCAGATAAGCGTCTTGTAGCTGGTGGTTCTTCAGGTGGCTCAGCTGCTGCTGTGGCAGCTGGTCTGGTTCTTGGTGCTACGGGCACTGATACAGGCGGCTCTATCCGTCAACCTGCTTCATATTGTGGTATTACAGGCATTAAACCAACATATGGGCGTTGCTCACGTTTTGGCACCATTGCTTTCGCAAGTTCACTCGATCAGGCAGGGCCAATGGCACGTAATGTGAGCGATTGCGCTATTATGCTTGAAGCAATGGCAGGGTTTGATCCAAAAGATTCTACCAGTGTTGATGTCAAAGTTCCTCATTACGAAGCGGCACTGGGTAAAAGCATCAAAGGCCTGCGGGTTGGTGTACCCAAAGAATATCGTACTAATGGACTATCAGCCGAAATTCAGGCTTTGTGGGATCAGGGTATTAGCTGGCTTAAAGACGCTGGTGCTGAAATTATTGAGATTTCATTGCCTCATACCAAATATGGACTACCCACATATTATATTGCAGCCTTGGCAGAAGCATCCTCCAACTTAGCGCGTTATGATGGTGTTAGATTTAGTGAGCGCGTGCCAGGTAAAACTCTAGACGAGCTTTACGAAAACACACGCGGCACAAATTTCGGTAATGAAGTAAAACGCCGTATCCTTCTTGGTACCTACGTGCTTTCTTCTGGTTATTATGACGCTTATTATTTACGCGCTCAAAAAGTCAGATCTCTCATAAAGCAGGATTTCCTCAATGCTTATGAGAAAGTGGATGTTATTTTGACACCAACCGCACCATCAGGTGCTTTTGCATGGGATGAAAGCCCTACAGATCCCGTGCAGGTTTATCTCAATGACATTTTCACAGTACCCGCCAGCCTTGCCGGCGTTCCTGCATTATCTGTTCCTGCTGGGCTAAGCAGCGAAGGCGTACCGCTTGGGCTACAGTTAATTGGCCGCTACTTTGATGAAGAGACCCTTATTTCAGCAGGTTACGTGCTAGAACAGGCTGCGTCATTTAATCATCGTCCCACACTCCACGCAGGAGTTACAGCATGA
- the gatC gene encoding Asp-tRNA(Asn)/Glu-tRNA(Gln) amidotransferase subunit GatC translates to MSLDAKTVSKMARLARIGLSSEEISTYQQEMQGILGWVEQLNEVDITNVKPMVGTDLARARLREDRVTDGNCQEAVLSNAPDRDGPFYTVPKVVE, encoded by the coding sequence ATGTCGCTCGATGCGAAAACAGTTTCAAAAATGGCGAGGCTTGCACGGATTGGCCTCTCATCAGAAGAAATCTCAACATATCAGCAGGAAATGCAAGGCATTTTAGGCTGGGTTGAACAATTAAACGAAGTCGATATCACCAACGTTAAACCTATGGTTGGGACAGATCTTGCCCGTGCCCGGTTACGTGAAGATCGCGTTACAGATGGCAACTGTCAGGAAGCCGTTCTTTCAAACGCGCCTGACCGAGACGGACCTTTTTACACAGTGCCCAAGGTGGTTGAATAA
- the ruvX gene encoding Holliday junction resolvase RuvX codes for MLYFNPHDLRQQVQAPRRILGIDPGSKQLGLALTDVQLILASPFKTIKRQKLSVLIQEFNNICKAQDVAALVIGLPLSLDGTDGPAAHAARDWGKDLAERLNLPYSLWDERLSSSAVNRFLVKEMDLTRKKRNEVVDKLAASYILQGWLDATAQRKTPAY; via the coding sequence ATGTTATATTTCAATCCACACGATCTCCGCCAGCAGGTGCAAGCACCGCGCCGTATTTTGGGCATAGACCCAGGTTCCAAACAACTTGGCCTTGCTCTAACTGATGTTCAGCTAATTTTAGCGTCTCCTTTCAAGACCATTAAAAGGCAGAAATTATCAGTTCTAATACAAGAATTTAATAATATTTGTAAGGCTCAAGATGTGGCAGCCTTGGTAATAGGCTTGCCTCTTTCTTTAGATGGCACAGACGGACCAGCTGCACATGCTGCACGGGACTGGGGAAAAGATTTAGCAGAAAGACTAAACCTTCCCTATAGTTTATGGGATGAGCGACTTTCATCCAGTGCTGTAAATCGATTTTTGGTTAAAGAAATGGACCTTACGCGTAAAAAGCGTAATGAAGTCGTCGATAAATTAGCCGCCTCTTATATTTTACAGGGCTGGTTAGATGCCACGGCTCAAAGGAAAACCCCAGCTTATTAA
- a CDS encoding N-formylglutamate amidohydrolase, whose amino-acid sequence MIFSIEKESYISHDSFSFIEATESPLFISSPHSGRVYPSQFINQTKLPFLDLQKMEDRFVDQILEDVPHNDIGLIKALFARSYCDVNRNWRELDPILFTPPLDAKNLLITQRVQAGYGVIPRCVGPGKVIYSHTLPVEDAEKRLGLYWSPFHTKLYEALSVIYQKFGFAVLFDIHSMPPLFQTRKCDIVLGNRHGRSCSPALLRFVQLAFEERGYNVQINSPYAGGFITHYYGMPHKHFHSLQIEICRSLYLNHATLALTRHFQTIKDDMTSILCNVSRWLLNEENRKLFL is encoded by the coding sequence TTGATTTTTTCTATAGAAAAAGAGAGCTACATATCTCACGACTCTTTTTCTTTTATAGAAGCGACTGAGTCCCCGCTTTTTATATCGTCACCACATTCGGGGCGTGTTTATCCTAGCCAATTTATAAACCAGACAAAGCTTCCTTTTCTTGATTTACAAAAAATGGAAGATCGCTTTGTTGATCAGATTTTGGAAGATGTGCCCCATAATGATATAGGGCTGATAAAAGCCCTTTTTGCGCGAAGCTATTGTGATGTAAATAGAAACTGGCGTGAATTAGACCCAATTTTATTTACGCCTCCTCTTGATGCAAAAAATCTTTTAATTACACAGCGCGTTCAGGCAGGATATGGAGTTATTCCGCGTTGTGTTGGCCCTGGTAAGGTAATTTACAGTCATACTTTACCTGTAGAAGACGCTGAAAAACGATTAGGGTTATATTGGTCACCTTTTCATACAAAATTGTATGAAGCTCTAAGTGTTATTTATCAAAAATTTGGTTTTGCTGTTTTATTTGATATCCATTCAATGCCACCTCTTTTTCAGACGCGAAAATGTGACATCGTTCTCGGTAATCGTCATGGCAGATCGTGTTCACCAGCACTTTTAAGGTTTGTTCAGTTGGCGTTTGAAGAAAGAGGCTATAATGTGCAGATTAACTCACCCTATGCTGGTGGTTTTATAACGCATTATTATGGAATGCCTCATAAACATTTTCATTCTTTGCAAATTGAAATATGTCGCTCTCTTTATTTAAATCATGCAACTTTAGCGTTAACACGTCACTTTCAAACCATCAAAGATGATATGACATCTATATTATGTAATGTCTCAAGATGGTTGTTAAATGAAGAAAACCGTAAGTTATTTTTATAA
- a CDS encoding TolC family outer membrane protein, with protein MRFSFKFGLGLYSALVSQNLMAQTYDGKGSPDFVPHTLRQALATAYSTNPQLREARAQLRSIDEQMPAAQSGWRPIIQGSGALSYYEGNNDSVSMQSVNIPGQKPIQMPIHSGQSYATPGYSAGVTITQPIYQGGRTIAGIRLAKNQIMAQRARLIATEQEVLLATVNAYVSVVQNEQLLQISLNNEKVLRQQLNATNKRFRLGELSRTDVAQAQGALATASAQRQEAEGILQQSQATYAQTVGVPAAPNLKPPQALILPVKNEKEVISQAVHNNPSVIAALFTEAQQKDSVSVQMAAILPKVSAELGYQNTRNQGSGHSSADNKYAQLAFQIPIYQGGTEYAAVRQARQNAETAHHEVNVQRRLALQKAAASWQQMLASKESIKSNKLAVSAGVAALAGVERQALLGTSSTLEVLQQQQTLLQAQQTLVQNIATYVFSSYSTAAAIGRLTAIDLKLNVPLYDEKAYFKAVDGRLWGTGDYAVNQPGR; from the coding sequence ATGCGTTTTTCATTCAAATTTGGTTTAGGCTTATATTCTGCCCTGGTTAGTCAAAATCTTATGGCGCAGACTTATGACGGGAAGGGGTCGCCAGACTTTGTGCCCCATACTCTACGCCAGGCCCTGGCTACGGCTTATTCAACTAATCCACAATTAAGAGAAGCTCGAGCACAATTACGATCTATTGATGAGCAAATGCCTGCTGCTCAAAGCGGGTGGCGTCCTATAATTCAAGGATCAGGAGCCCTAAGTTATTACGAAGGTAATAATGATAGTGTCTCGATGCAATCTGTTAATATACCAGGCCAAAAACCAATCCAAATGCCGATACATAGCGGCCAAAGCTATGCGACGCCTGGATATTCCGCAGGAGTGACAATAACCCAGCCCATTTATCAGGGTGGTCGTACTATTGCAGGCATTCGGCTGGCCAAAAACCAGATTATGGCGCAAAGGGCACGCTTAATTGCTACCGAACAAGAAGTTTTATTGGCGACAGTCAATGCTTATGTAAGTGTGGTACAAAATGAGCAACTTCTACAGATCAGCTTAAATAATGAAAAAGTACTAAGACAGCAGCTTAATGCCACAAATAAACGTTTTCGCTTAGGTGAGCTTAGCCGCACTGACGTTGCTCAGGCTCAGGGCGCCTTGGCAACTGCCTCAGCACAAAGGCAGGAAGCCGAAGGTATTTTACAGCAGTCCCAGGCAACATATGCTCAAACGGTAGGTGTCCCGGCTGCCCCTAATTTAAAACCACCGCAAGCTTTAATTTTACCTGTTAAAAATGAAAAAGAAGTCATTTCTCAGGCTGTGCATAACAACCCTAGCGTTATTGCTGCCCTTTTTACCGAAGCACAACAAAAAGACTCTGTTTCGGTTCAGATGGCGGCAATTTTACCTAAGGTTAGTGCTGAATTAGGATATCAAAATACACGCAATCAGGGTTCAGGTCATTCAAGTGCTGATAATAAATATGCCCAGCTTGCCTTTCAGATTCCAATTTATCAAGGTGGAACGGAATATGCCGCCGTCAGGCAGGCACGACAAAATGCAGAAACAGCTCACCATGAAGTCAATGTGCAAAGAAGGTTAGCCTTACAGAAAGCTGCGGCTAGCTGGCAACAAATGCTTGCTTCAAAAGAAAGCATTAAAAGCAACAAACTTGCTGTTTCAGCCGGGGTTGCAGCGTTAGCAGGGGTTGAGAGACAGGCACTTTTAGGCACAAGCAGTACGTTAGAAGTTTTGCAGCAACAGCAAACACTTTTGCAAGCTCAGCAAACATTGGTGCAAAATATTGCGACCTACGTTTTTAGTTCATATTCAACAGCAGCAGCTATTGGCCGTTTAACAGCGATAGATCTTAAACTGAATGTCCCTTTATATGATGAAAAAGCTTATTTTAAAGCTGTTGATGGTCGTCTATGGGGAACGGGAGATTACGCTGTTAATCAACCAGGACGTTAA
- the xylB gene encoding xylulokinase, whose product MFIGIDIGTSGIKALLVDEKQNIIGSWTEPLTVRRLHPSWSEQDPDQWLKAIYHTLDMLQDQYPQEVSLVEAIGLSGQQHGAVFLDEKGQVLRPCILWNDTRADKECAIFENRFPDGPKILGSITMPSFTAPKVLWVAKNEPEIFSKTRHVLLPKAWVRYALTGIMAEDMSDASGTAWLDVKKRSWSEAALKASGINMSYMPDLCEGTDRAGYLKADLASRWKMKKRPIFAGSAGDNAAGAIGLGAINKGDSFVSLGTSGVLWMTTDSYCPNPETAIHTFCHALPNRWHQMGVMLSAAASFKWWADLCHEKEETLLAELPKTIKEPSPVLFAPYLAGERTPYNDGRVRGGFVGLTQDATRAQMTQAVLEGVAYSFRDAFEGFLKTGQAPLTADVIGGGSKSTLWVSIIASVLNMPLNKIKHGEQGGAFGAARLARLALTGEKIEEVCTSPERINCIKPDKELKQAYAENYKRYRLLYPALKAFRN is encoded by the coding sequence ATGTTTATCGGCATTGATATTGGAACTTCTGGCATTAAAGCTCTTTTGGTTGATGAAAAGCAAAATATTATAGGTTCATGGACAGAACCTCTAACTGTTCGACGTTTACATCCAAGCTGGTCAGAGCAAGATCCTGATCAATGGTTAAAGGCCATTTATCATACTTTAGACATGTTACAAGATCAGTATCCTCAAGAGGTATCTTTAGTAGAGGCAATAGGATTATCAGGTCAGCAACATGGGGCCGTTTTTTTAGACGAAAAAGGCCAAGTTCTACGCCCATGTATTTTATGGAACGACACGCGAGCTGATAAAGAATGTGCCATATTTGAAAATCGCTTTCCTGATGGTCCCAAAATTCTTGGCTCTATCACAATGCCAAGTTTTACAGCACCTAAAGTGCTTTGGGTTGCAAAAAACGAACCAGAAATTTTTTCCAAAACGCGTCATGTTTTGCTGCCTAAAGCTTGGGTGCGGTATGCTCTAACGGGCATAATGGCCGAAGACATGTCGGATGCTTCAGGAACAGCATGGCTAGATGTGAAAAAGCGGAGCTGGTCTGAAGCTGCTTTAAAAGCCTCGGGCATAAATATGTCTTACATGCCTGATTTATGTGAGGGAACTGACCGGGCTGGTTATTTAAAAGCAGACCTTGCTTCACGATGGAAAATGAAAAAACGCCCTATTTTTGCTGGCAGTGCTGGAGATAACGCGGCAGGGGCTATTGGGTTAGGCGCGATTAATAAAGGAGACAGTTTTGTTTCCTTAGGAACGTCAGGTGTTTTATGGATGACGACGGACTCATATTGTCCCAATCCTGAAACAGCCATTCACACCTTTTGTCATGCATTACCAAATAGATGGCACCAAATGGGCGTTATGTTGTCAGCTGCTGCTTCTTTTAAATGGTGGGCTGATCTTTGCCATGAAAAAGAAGAAACACTTCTGGCTGAGCTGCCTAAAACTATTAAAGAACCTTCACCTGTTTTATTTGCGCCTTATTTGGCAGGAGAACGTACTCCCTATAATGATGGGCGTGTAAGAGGTGGGTTTGTCGGCCTTACGCAAGATGCAACACGTGCTCAGATGACACAGGCTGTTTTGGAAGGTGTAGCTTATTCATTCCGTGACGCTTTTGAAGGTTTTTTAAAGACAGGACAGGCACCTCTAACCGCCGATGTAATAGGGGGAGGTTCCAAAAGCACATTATGGGTAAGCATAATTGCATCTGTCCTTAATATGCCTCTTAACAAAATTAAACATGGAGAGCAGGGAGGTGCTTTTGGGGCAGCACGATTAGCGCGTTTAGCTCTTACAGGTGAAAAAATTGAAGAGGTCTGCACATCGCCAGAGCGCATAAACTGTATAAAGCCTGATAAAGAATTAAAGCAGGCTTACGCAGAAAATTATAAACGTTACCGTTTACTTTATCCTGCTTTGAAAGCGTTTAGAAACTGA